The following coding sequences lie in one Myxococcus xanthus genomic window:
- a CDS encoding patatin-like phospholipase family protein, with the protein MPHRVLAMDGTSISGGEGYVTAGLLKSLKETLTSRGGGQSLLNDVELFSGTSAGSFNAAFFATYENPDDAFPKILDFWGEVVQMNRKAVSLGRTAMALTGNAALLDSSYMRDFFCSYFGATLRLGDLKRKVALPSFQLDGHRKSLRTWKAKVFHNTGPDNDTDHNELVVDVLMRSGSPPLSYPVYQGIREQGSGYVDGGIFANNPSLVALAQIINNITRKSRSEKVETLETEPPDLTNILMMSVGNGCMSSYLTPHFCKGVANWGFSKWLLDFHDPMVLVKMMLEAGSDAADYQCRMILRKKYFRLNPVVDQTLSAANLKQVESTVQSLLSTQSTVSQLNRAQTWIGKSGWASDAAKAT; encoded by the coding sequence ATGCCGCACCGAGTCCTTGCAATGGATGGTACGTCTATTTCCGGCGGTGAGGGGTATGTCACCGCGGGACTGCTCAAGTCGTTGAAGGAGACCCTGACCAGCCGCGGAGGCGGGCAGAGCCTGCTGAACGACGTGGAGCTGTTCTCCGGCACGTCCGCGGGTTCCTTCAACGCCGCGTTCTTCGCCACCTACGAGAACCCCGACGACGCCTTCCCCAAGATCCTCGACTTCTGGGGCGAGGTCGTCCAGATGAACCGCAAGGCGGTGTCACTGGGGCGGACCGCCATGGCGCTGACGGGCAACGCCGCGCTGCTCGACTCCAGCTACATGCGCGACTTCTTCTGCAGCTACTTTGGCGCCACGTTGCGCCTGGGAGACCTAAAGCGGAAGGTGGCGCTGCCATCCTTCCAACTCGACGGTCACCGCAAGTCGCTGCGGACCTGGAAGGCCAAGGTCTTCCACAACACCGGTCCGGACAACGACACCGACCACAACGAGCTGGTGGTGGACGTGCTGATGCGCAGCGGCTCGCCTCCGCTCTCCTACCCCGTCTACCAGGGCATCCGGGAGCAGGGCAGCGGCTACGTCGACGGCGGCATCTTCGCCAACAACCCGTCGCTGGTGGCGCTGGCGCAGATCATCAACAACATCACCCGCAAGAGCCGCTCGGAGAAGGTGGAGACGCTGGAGACGGAGCCGCCCGACCTGACGAACATCCTGATGATGTCGGTGGGCAACGGCTGCATGTCGTCGTACCTCACGCCGCACTTCTGCAAGGGCGTGGCCAACTGGGGCTTCTCCAAGTGGCTGCTGGACTTCCACGACCCCATGGTGCTCGTGAAGATGATGCTGGAGGCCGGCTCGGACGCGGCGGACTACCAGTGCCGCATGATTCTGCGGAAGAAGTACTTCCGGCTGAATCCCGTGGTGGACCAGACGCTCTCCGCGGCGAACCTCAAGCAGGTGGAGTCCACCGTCCAGAGCCTGCTGAGCACCCAGTCCACCGTCTCGCAGCTCAACCGTGCGCAGACGTGGATCGGGAAATCAGGCTGGGCGTCTGACGCGGCGAAGGCGACCTAG
- a CDS encoding type I polyketide synthase, with translation MAKLSTRISELPVVKLAYLASQLRSKKELLAAEPIAVVGMSCRFPGGGDLPETFWELLAEGRDATRDVPASRWDVDAFYDPTPGVPGKMYTRRGSFIDGVDLFDPGFFGITPRDAKGMDPQQRMLLEECWRALERAGIPPAGLSGSRTGIFLGLMHNDYNLLGIAENMEFHSASLNYPSVAAGRISHTLGLQGPAVSVDTACSSSAVAIHLACQSLRNDESDLALAAGANLNLSPVTVMVECQNRMLAADGRCKTFDASADGFGRGEGCGVVVLKRLSDALAKGDAILGVIRGSAVTHDGRSSGMMVPNGRSQERVIRAALDSCGVEPDQVGYIEAHGTGTLLGDPIEMEALRSVFGRKGARGEPLYVGSVKTNIGHLEAAAGIAGLIKVLLALQNEAIPAHLNFERPNPNIRWDDLPVTIPTATRPWLRGDKRRIAGVSSFGFSGTNVHMVVEEAPVLARPRVDAERPAHVLTLSAKSEAALEALMEAQERALPEDAAALGDWCYTANTGRSQFEHRAAVSGATTAELRANLTRLREEKLRPAREPLRGTESPRPVFLFTGQGALRPGVGRELFETQPVFRAAVERCSKALEGLLDCSLEALLFGESSATLLEDTRHAQPALVALEYALAELWGAWGVTPAALIGHSLGEYAAAAVAGVFSIEEALRLVVTRARLIGELLGTGAMLAVSASLETVNRAIAPHADTVSMAAVNGPDDVVISGTPDAITEVEQALTSQGVQTKRLRMSYAFHSTQMEPVLKPFAEAFRGLTLSAPRIPLVSTLEGRRVGDEITRPDYWCRQIREPVAFGKALEASREEGHRTYLELGPAPILAGIGRRTFQSEDLCWLPSLRPSTGETAQLLSSVAELYMRGFDVDWAAFDAPFERRPRCLPTHPFQRERYWMDSRSPEKHRGQAARDDAGRGDAHSLPGTPLSLAGAKESRFEARLSRHEPAFVEEHRVLGNPVLPASCYVEMALGAAHHATSGGKPLELTAIELERALVFAEGQAQNVQTVLTPEEQGSRFEIFGQGTGTSDRSWARLAQGRITEGRAHPENVALESGLLPAFPQQGSVSAHYDMMAHGGLEYGPSFRGIDALRFGGEGCLAHVRLPDELVIGLGDYWLHPLLLDACFQTAAAAFIGGGAQVAGDGQGRIPVAIERLRWFKRPGSSIWVHARTGAGTSLSEGLVSADLRILDEDGAVVAEVEGLLLKQVDRRAFQAAFSGAMQELLFELAWREQPVPTARDQVASQSGAWLLLVDSDRVADEVRTLARQRAWSCVVATPGASYERIDATHYRLNPHDAAGFDRLLQDVSAMGSAPAAVAYLWGLDDRSPEALSGAVTSSTVGALHLVKAMARVSWAQPPALWMVTESAVAATPTDAVEGFAQASLWGFGRAVAIEHTELACRMVDLEPGSESLERLFHLMAQPPQENVMALRGGRLLGARLVRPGKPPERTAPVRIRPDGVYLVTGGLGALGLATAEWLVGAGARHLLLVGRSEPSDAANGRLAALTARGVNVNVARADVSRQEDVQRLVAGVSERGQSLRGIIHTAGVLEDGVILHQEAERFSRVFAPKVQGALNLHRATAGMPLDLFVMYSSAASLVGVAGQSNYVAANSVLDSLAHHRNRQGLPALSINWGRWAGAGMAAKSADRSEASDAASLSPEVALHVFEQLLEQGAVQVGVVPFSVSSMEAGPSPGHGPLFSELMLREQARSAAASRMHELMDELKRADGERRRALLTRYVQSRLGPLLGFAPDHEVLQKKISLNEMGLDSLRAVELKNRIGRELGVDLLMARFIDGTTLDGIVDALSTQLELKDLLARAPAAEAAADIEELTV, from the coding sequence ATGGCGAAACTATCTACACGCATTTCGGAATTGCCTGTCGTCAAGCTCGCGTACCTCGCGAGCCAGCTGCGCTCGAAGAAGGAGCTGCTGGCGGCCGAGCCCATCGCCGTGGTGGGCATGTCCTGCCGCTTCCCCGGCGGAGGTGACCTGCCAGAGACGTTCTGGGAGCTGCTCGCCGAGGGCCGCGACGCGACACGGGACGTGCCTGCCTCACGCTGGGACGTCGACGCGTTCTACGACCCCACGCCCGGCGTCCCGGGAAAGATGTACACGCGCCGAGGCTCGTTCATCGACGGCGTCGACCTGTTCGACCCTGGCTTCTTCGGCATCACGCCGCGTGACGCCAAGGGCATGGACCCGCAGCAGCGCATGCTGCTGGAGGAGTGCTGGCGAGCCCTGGAGCGCGCCGGCATTCCGCCCGCGGGCCTCTCCGGGAGCCGCACCGGCATCTTCCTGGGGCTGATGCACAACGACTACAACCTGCTGGGCATCGCCGAGAACATGGAGTTCCACTCGGCGTCGCTCAACTACCCGTCCGTCGCCGCGGGACGCATCTCCCACACGCTGGGCCTTCAGGGGCCCGCGGTCTCCGTGGACACGGCGTGCTCGTCGTCCGCCGTCGCCATCCACCTGGCCTGTCAGAGCCTCCGCAACGACGAGAGCGACCTCGCGCTCGCCGCGGGCGCGAACCTGAACCTCTCTCCCGTCACGGTGATGGTGGAGTGCCAGAACCGCATGCTGGCGGCGGATGGCCGCTGCAAGACGTTCGACGCGTCCGCGGACGGCTTCGGGCGCGGCGAGGGCTGTGGCGTCGTCGTACTCAAGCGCCTGTCGGACGCGCTGGCCAAGGGCGATGCCATCCTCGGCGTCATTCGGGGCTCGGCTGTCACACATGACGGCCGCAGCAGCGGGATGATGGTGCCGAACGGGCGCTCGCAGGAGCGCGTCATCCGGGCGGCCCTGGATAGCTGTGGCGTGGAGCCGGACCAGGTGGGCTACATCGAGGCCCACGGGACGGGGACGCTCCTCGGTGACCCCATCGAGATGGAGGCGCTGCGGTCCGTCTTCGGGCGCAAGGGCGCTCGCGGTGAGCCGCTGTACGTCGGATCGGTAAAGACGAACATCGGGCACCTGGAGGCCGCCGCCGGTATCGCGGGGCTCATCAAGGTCCTGCTCGCGTTGCAGAACGAGGCCATCCCCGCCCACCTGAACTTCGAGCGGCCCAATCCGAACATCCGCTGGGACGACCTGCCCGTCACCATCCCCACGGCCACGCGGCCCTGGCTGCGCGGTGACAAGCGCCGCATCGCCGGAGTCAGCAGCTTCGGCTTCAGTGGCACCAACGTGCACATGGTGGTGGAGGAGGCCCCCGTGCTGGCGCGCCCCCGCGTGGATGCGGAGCGCCCGGCCCATGTGCTGACGCTGTCGGCGAAGAGCGAAGCCGCGCTCGAAGCGCTGATGGAAGCGCAGGAACGCGCGTTGCCGGAGGACGCAGCGGCGCTGGGAGACTGGTGCTACACGGCGAACACGGGCCGCTCCCAGTTCGAGCACCGTGCCGCCGTTTCGGGCGCCACGACCGCGGAGCTGCGCGCGAACCTGACGCGGCTGCGCGAAGAGAAGCTGCGCCCGGCGCGCGAACCCCTGCGCGGAACGGAGAGCCCCCGGCCCGTCTTCCTCTTCACGGGGCAGGGCGCGCTTCGCCCCGGCGTGGGACGGGAGCTCTTCGAGACACAGCCGGTGTTCCGTGCAGCGGTGGAGCGGTGCTCGAAGGCGCTGGAGGGGCTGCTCGACTGCAGCCTCGAAGCGCTCCTCTTCGGTGAATCCTCAGCGACGCTCCTGGAGGACACGCGCCATGCGCAGCCCGCGCTGGTGGCCCTGGAGTATGCGCTGGCGGAGCTGTGGGGCGCCTGGGGCGTCACGCCAGCGGCGCTCATCGGGCACAGCCTGGGAGAGTATGCCGCGGCCGCTGTCGCGGGGGTGTTCAGCATCGAGGAGGCGCTGCGCCTGGTCGTGACGCGCGCGCGGCTCATCGGCGAGTTGCTGGGCACGGGCGCGATGCTGGCGGTCTCTGCGTCGCTCGAAACGGTGAACCGGGCCATTGCGCCGCACGCCGACACGGTTTCCATGGCGGCGGTCAACGGTCCCGATGACGTGGTCATCTCCGGGACGCCCGATGCCATCACCGAGGTGGAGCAGGCCCTGACGAGCCAGGGCGTCCAGACGAAGCGTCTGCGGATGTCCTACGCGTTCCACTCCACGCAGATGGAGCCCGTGCTGAAGCCGTTCGCGGAGGCTTTCCGAGGGCTCACGCTGTCGGCGCCACGCATCCCGCTGGTGTCCACGCTGGAAGGCCGGCGTGTCGGTGACGAAATCACCCGGCCAGACTACTGGTGCCGTCAAATCCGAGAGCCTGTCGCCTTCGGCAAGGCGCTGGAGGCGTCGCGCGAGGAGGGGCACCGGACCTATCTGGAGCTGGGGCCAGCGCCCATCCTGGCTGGCATCGGCCGCAGGACCTTCCAGTCGGAGGACCTGTGCTGGCTTCCCAGCCTGCGTCCGTCCACTGGAGAGACGGCGCAGCTGCTCTCCAGCGTGGCGGAGCTGTACATGCGCGGCTTCGACGTGGATTGGGCCGCGTTCGATGCGCCGTTCGAGCGGCGCCCACGCTGCTTGCCGACGCATCCCTTCCAGCGTGAGCGCTACTGGATGGACTCGCGAAGCCCCGAGAAGCACCGCGGCCAGGCTGCGCGTGACGATGCCGGGCGAGGCGACGCGCACTCCCTGCCAGGGACACCGCTGTCGCTCGCGGGAGCCAAGGAGTCACGGTTCGAAGCCAGGCTGAGCAGGCACGAGCCCGCCTTCGTCGAGGAGCATCGTGTGCTGGGCAACCCGGTATTGCCGGCCTCCTGCTACGTCGAGATGGCGCTCGGCGCCGCGCACCACGCGACCTCGGGCGGGAAGCCCCTGGAGCTCACGGCCATCGAGCTGGAGCGGGCGTTGGTCTTCGCGGAGGGACAGGCACAAAACGTCCAGACGGTCCTGACGCCCGAGGAGCAGGGCTCCCGCTTCGAAATCTTCGGGCAGGGGACAGGGACGTCGGACCGGAGCTGGGCCCGGTTGGCGCAAGGTCGAATCACCGAAGGCCGCGCACACCCGGAGAACGTGGCGCTGGAGTCGGGGCTGTTGCCGGCGTTCCCCCAACAGGGCTCCGTCAGCGCGCACTACGACATGATGGCGCACGGCGGGTTGGAGTACGGCCCCTCGTTCCGAGGCATCGATGCGCTGCGGTTCGGCGGGGAGGGATGCCTCGCCCACGTGCGGCTGCCCGATGAACTCGTCATCGGTCTGGGGGACTACTGGCTGCATCCGCTGCTGCTCGACGCGTGCTTCCAGACGGCGGCGGCGGCGTTCATCGGCGGCGGCGCGCAGGTGGCGGGAGACGGGCAGGGGCGCATTCCGGTCGCCATCGAGCGGCTGCGTTGGTTCAAGCGGCCCGGGAGCAGCATCTGGGTGCATGCCCGAACCGGGGCGGGCACGTCGCTCTCTGAGGGACTGGTGAGCGCCGACCTCCGCATCCTGGACGAGGATGGCGCCGTCGTGGCCGAGGTGGAAGGCCTGCTGCTGAAGCAGGTCGACCGCCGCGCGTTCCAGGCCGCCTTCTCCGGGGCGATGCAGGAACTCCTCTTCGAGCTGGCATGGCGGGAGCAGCCCGTGCCCACCGCACGTGACCAGGTGGCTTCGCAGTCCGGGGCCTGGCTGTTGCTGGTGGACTCGGACCGCGTCGCGGACGAAGTCAGGACGTTGGCGCGGCAACGCGCCTGGTCCTGCGTGGTGGCCACGCCCGGTGCGTCCTACGAACGCATCGACGCGACCCACTATCGGCTCAACCCCCATGACGCGGCCGGCTTTGACCGGTTGCTCCAGGACGTCTCCGCCATGGGCTCGGCTCCGGCGGCAGTGGCCTACCTGTGGGGGCTCGATGACCGTTCCCCAGAAGCCCTCTCCGGCGCGGTGACGTCGAGCACCGTGGGCGCGCTTCACCTCGTGAAGGCGATGGCCCGTGTCAGCTGGGCGCAGCCGCCTGCCCTGTGGATGGTGACGGAGAGCGCGGTGGCCGCCACGCCCACGGATGCGGTGGAGGGCTTCGCTCAGGCCTCGCTCTGGGGCTTCGGCCGCGCGGTGGCCATCGAGCACACGGAGCTCGCGTGCCGCATGGTGGACCTGGAGCCGGGCTCTGAATCGCTGGAGCGGTTGTTCCACCTCATGGCGCAGCCGCCGCAGGAGAACGTCATGGCCCTGCGCGGCGGCCGGCTCCTGGGCGCGCGCCTGGTGCGTCCTGGCAAGCCACCTGAACGCACTGCCCCCGTGCGTATCCGCCCGGATGGCGTCTACCTCGTCACGGGAGGCCTGGGCGCGCTGGGGCTCGCGACGGCGGAATGGCTCGTGGGGGCGGGGGCGCGGCACCTGCTGCTGGTGGGGCGGAGCGAGCCCTCGGACGCGGCGAACGGTCGGCTCGCGGCGCTGACCGCCCGGGGCGTCAACGTCAACGTCGCGCGCGCGGATGTCTCACGACAGGAGGACGTGCAGCGGCTGGTGGCGGGCGTGTCCGAGCGGGGCCAGTCCCTGCGAGGCATCATCCACACGGCGGGCGTGCTGGAGGACGGCGTCATCCTGCACCAGGAGGCGGAGCGCTTCTCGCGCGTGTTCGCGCCCAAGGTGCAGGGCGCGTTGAACCTGCACCGCGCCACGGCCGGGATGCCGCTGGACCTCTTCGTCATGTACTCGTCCGCGGCCTCGCTGGTGGGCGTGGCAGGACAGTCCAACTACGTGGCGGCGAACAGTGTCCTTGATTCACTGGCGCATCACCGGAACCGCCAGGGTCTGCCAGCCCTCAGCATCAACTGGGGAAGGTGGGCGGGCGCGGGCATGGCGGCAAAGAGCGCGGACCGCTCGGAGGCGTCGGATGCCGCCAGCCTCTCACCCGAAGTGGCACTCCATGTCTTCGAACAGCTGCTGGAGCAGGGGGCCGTGCAGGTGGGCGTGGTGCCCTTCAGCGTCTCCTCGATGGAGGCGGGGCCTTCGCCCGGCCATGGCCCCTTGTTCTCCGAGCTGATGCTCCGTGAGCAGGCCCGGTCCGCGGCGGCTTCGCGGATGCATGAGCTGATGGACGAGCTGAAGCGGGCGGACGGAGAGCGCCGGCGAGCGTTGCTGACCCGATACGTGCAGAGCCGGCTGGGGCCCTTGCTGGGCTTCGCCCCGGACCACGAGGTCCTCCAGAAGAAGATCTCCCTGAACGAGATGGGGCTCGATTCGCTGCGCGCGGTCGAGCTCAAGAACCGCATTGGCCGCGAGCTGGGTGTGGACCTGCTCATGGCGCGTTTCATCGACGGCACCACGCTCGACGGGATTGTGGATGCGCTGAGTACCCAGCTCGAGCTCAAGGATCTGCTCGCGCGTGCTCCCGCGGCAGAGGCCGCAGCCGACATCGAGGAGTTGACGGTATGA
- a CDS encoding non-ribosomal peptide synthetase: protein MNLGELLAELNRRGLEVRVEGDALRLRGPKGAASPELRQSLAEHKPELLKLLRAHDQGQEEAPIVPVQRTGPAPLSYGQTRLWFLDRLEPGSTAYNLMLALQIDGHLDVAIVKRCFTEVIRRHEVLRTRYAEHAGVPVQIVDPEPRFDFRVLDEREVLASEPAGVEAFLQREGKRPFDLATGPVMRVLIIERGARGQYLQLCLHHIAADVWAQAILVREIVTLYGSFASGQPSPLPPLTLQYSDFAVWQREYLQGEVRQKLVDYWRKKLEGAPPLLELPTDHPRPKVQSNRGGEVRFEVGPQLTAALKAQSHAARTTPFVGMLSAFFVLLHRLTGREDLVLGANSINRTRTELEPLVGFFVDNLVMRVDLGGSPGFATVLERVRETVLDAFAHQDLPFDLLVEELRPARSLGFNPLFQVVFAWVRASGEAQDETGLRMRPLEFEAESSRFDLNLFVDDHGDRLSARMVFNRDLFEQGTIQHYMDCFQVLLEGLVAEPQRPVGELPVLPSDVRERVLRQWNDTGTPEAEGACLHALIEAQALRTPDAVAVVVDDWELTYGELDQLSDRVAASLQDLDVGPEVVVGVYLDRSAELIVSLLAVMKAGGAFLALDADEPADRLRHIVADARPRVVISSTKLSERLWGMGGFVTLHVDEGYRDIPAAPGQQLRRDVLPDQLAYILYTSGSTGRPKGTEITHRSIVNYLRWSVDAYRLREGTGSPVIGSVSFDGTLTSLFAPLLAGRALFLVPRGHEIDQLTSRDYPEQGFSFIKMTPSHLRAFNGLGRTREVLGRTHAVVLGGEGLHGVDLAAWREQGIPTRVINEYGPTEAAVACCFETLLPDGATPPERVPIGRPIPHMRLYILDRYLQPVPVGVPGELYIGGVGLARGYLRRPDLTAERFVPNPFDMGTEGSRLYRTGDHARYLSDGRIEYLGRQDDQLKIRGHRVESGEVEAALGRHPDVVQAAVLLQRLPGGAPRLVAYVQPQSMENDDLRAVLRKSLREVLPEYMMPEVIAVLPELPLTPSGKIDRKALPPVVSEAPVASALARTEARTETERQLQALFGELLGLSTVAPTDSFFELGGHSLLAVTLISRISAKLGIEVPLNEVFDRPSVEALAHWVDEHSSKVTALIRQLPACVVALKPLGHKPPLFLAPPSAGSPAVYVTLARHLDAEQPVFGFQMPGVMDDQRPPETIEDTAALYVAALRQVQPSGPYRIAGWSYGGLVVCEMARQLEALGEQVALLGLIDGAALDRLAAHDGTPQEIPAGSQLIKVLGEAQMPRDYASLRLIGEWMGISLPEAWADLLRRDTDGQYSYLWRFLRDSALTARNFLATRRSEQLYTFSAYGGSATLFRTGPVTIGGDPLVDSVRRFALSGTEVIPVPGNHMTLIMDERNVVVLAIEIQKCLDRVLTFPPIAEVSRAEMPATGLAAQLPMEVM, encoded by the coding sequence ATGAACCTGGGGGAACTGCTCGCCGAGCTGAATCGGCGGGGCCTGGAAGTCCGGGTAGAAGGCGACGCGCTGAGGCTTCGCGGACCGAAAGGCGCCGCCAGCCCGGAGCTTCGGCAGTCACTGGCGGAACACAAACCCGAGCTGCTCAAGCTCCTGCGTGCCCATGACCAGGGCCAGGAGGAGGCGCCCATCGTCCCGGTTCAACGCACCGGGCCCGCGCCGCTCTCCTATGGGCAGACGCGGCTGTGGTTCCTGGACCGTCTGGAGCCCGGGAGCACCGCCTACAACCTGATGCTGGCTTTGCAGATCGACGGTCACCTCGACGTCGCCATCGTGAAGCGCTGCTTCACCGAGGTCATCCGCCGCCACGAGGTGCTCCGCACGCGTTATGCCGAGCACGCGGGCGTCCCGGTCCAGATTGTCGACCCGGAGCCCCGGTTCGACTTCCGCGTGCTCGACGAGCGCGAGGTGTTGGCCTCCGAACCCGCGGGCGTGGAGGCCTTCCTCCAGCGTGAGGGCAAGCGGCCCTTCGACCTGGCCACGGGCCCCGTGATGCGTGTGCTCATCATCGAGCGGGGCGCGCGGGGGCAGTACCTCCAGCTCTGTCTGCACCACATCGCGGCGGACGTATGGGCGCAGGCCATCCTCGTCCGCGAAATCGTGACGTTGTATGGCAGCTTCGCCAGCGGCCAGCCCTCGCCGTTGCCGCCCCTGACGCTCCAGTACTCCGACTTCGCTGTCTGGCAGCGGGAGTACCTCCAGGGCGAGGTTCGCCAGAAGCTGGTGGACTACTGGCGCAAGAAGCTGGAGGGGGCGCCTCCGCTGCTCGAGCTGCCCACGGACCATCCGCGCCCCAAGGTGCAGTCGAACCGAGGCGGCGAGGTCCGCTTCGAAGTGGGCCCCCAGCTCACCGCCGCCTTGAAGGCGCAGAGCCACGCGGCCCGCACCACGCCGTTCGTGGGGATGTTGAGCGCGTTCTTCGTGCTCCTGCACCGCCTCACGGGGCGTGAGGACCTGGTCCTGGGCGCGAACTCCATCAACCGGACGCGCACGGAGCTGGAGCCGCTGGTGGGCTTCTTCGTGGACAACCTGGTGATGCGGGTGGACCTCGGTGGCAGCCCGGGTTTCGCCACGGTGCTGGAGCGCGTGCGTGAGACGGTGCTCGATGCCTTCGCTCACCAGGACCTACCCTTCGACCTGCTCGTGGAGGAGCTGAGGCCCGCGCGCAGCCTGGGCTTCAACCCGTTGTTCCAGGTCGTGTTCGCCTGGGTCCGCGCTTCCGGCGAGGCCCAGGACGAGACGGGCCTCCGCATGCGGCCGCTCGAGTTCGAAGCGGAATCATCGCGCTTCGACCTCAACCTCTTCGTGGATGACCACGGCGACCGGTTGTCGGCGCGGATGGTGTTCAACCGTGACCTCTTCGAGCAGGGCACCATCCAGCACTACATGGACTGCTTCCAGGTTCTGCTCGAAGGGCTCGTGGCCGAGCCCCAGCGTCCGGTGGGCGAGCTGCCCGTGCTCCCCTCGGATGTCCGCGAGCGCGTGCTCCGGCAGTGGAACGACACGGGGACGCCGGAGGCGGAAGGCGCGTGCCTCCATGCGCTCATCGAAGCCCAGGCGCTGCGCACGCCGGATGCGGTGGCCGTCGTCGTGGACGACTGGGAGCTGACATACGGCGAGCTCGACCAGCTCAGCGACCGGGTCGCCGCGTCGCTCCAGGATTTGGACGTGGGACCGGAGGTGGTGGTCGGCGTCTACCTGGACCGTTCGGCGGAGCTCATCGTGAGCCTGCTGGCGGTGATGAAGGCAGGGGGCGCGTTCCTCGCGCTCGACGCAGACGAGCCCGCGGACCGGCTCCGCCACATCGTCGCGGATGCGCGGCCCCGGGTGGTGATTTCCTCCACGAAGCTGTCCGAGCGCCTCTGGGGCATGGGGGGCTTCGTCACGCTCCACGTGGACGAAGGCTATCGGGACATTCCCGCCGCGCCAGGCCAGCAACTCCGCCGCGACGTCCTCCCCGACCAACTGGCCTACATCCTCTATACGTCGGGCTCGACGGGCCGGCCCAAGGGCACGGAAATCACGCACCGGAGCATCGTCAACTACCTGCGCTGGAGTGTGGACGCGTACCGGCTTCGCGAAGGGACGGGGAGCCCGGTGATTGGCTCCGTCAGCTTCGACGGCACGCTGACGAGCCTCTTCGCGCCGCTGCTGGCGGGACGCGCGCTGTTCCTCGTGCCGCGCGGCCACGAAATCGACCAGCTGACGTCCCGGGACTACCCCGAGCAGGGCTTCAGCTTCATCAAAATGACGCCGTCGCATCTGCGGGCCTTCAACGGCCTGGGACGCACGCGCGAGGTGCTGGGCCGCACCCACGCGGTGGTGCTGGGCGGAGAAGGGCTGCACGGCGTGGACCTGGCCGCGTGGCGGGAGCAGGGCATCCCCACGCGCGTCATCAATGAGTACGGCCCCACCGAGGCCGCGGTGGCGTGTTGCTTCGAGACACTGCTCCCGGATGGCGCGACGCCGCCGGAGCGCGTGCCCATTGGCCGGCCCATTCCGCACATGCGGTTGTACATCCTGGACCGGTACCTCCAGCCGGTGCCCGTTGGCGTACCCGGCGAGCTGTACATCGGCGGCGTCGGCCTGGCCCGAGGCTATCTGCGCCGGCCGGACCTGACGGCGGAGCGCTTCGTCCCCAATCCCTTCGACATGGGCACGGAGGGCTCGCGGCTCTACCGCACGGGGGACCACGCCCGGTACCTCTCCGACGGGCGCATCGAGTACCTGGGCCGCCAGGACGACCAGCTCAAGATTCGAGGTCACCGCGTCGAGTCGGGAGAGGTGGAGGCCGCGCTGGGCCGCCATCCCGACGTCGTCCAGGCCGCGGTGCTCCTGCAGCGTCTCCCAGGCGGAGCGCCGCGCCTGGTGGCCTACGTGCAGCCCCAGTCGATGGAGAACGATGACCTGCGGGCCGTGCTGCGCAAGTCCCTGCGTGAGGTGCTGCCCGAATACATGATGCCGGAGGTCATCGCGGTCCTCCCTGAGCTGCCGCTGACGCCCAGTGGGAAGATTGACCGCAAGGCGCTCCCGCCCGTGGTGTCCGAAGCGCCCGTGGCCAGCGCGCTGGCCCGCACGGAGGCGCGGACCGAGACGGAGCGGCAGCTCCAGGCGCTGTTCGGCGAACTCCTGGGACTGAGCACCGTGGCGCCCACCGACAGCTTCTTCGAACTGGGGGGCCACTCGCTCCTCGCCGTTACGCTCATCTCTCGCATCTCCGCGAAGCTGGGCATCGAGGTGCCCCTCAACGAGGTGTTCGACCGGCCCTCCGTGGAGGCCCTGGCGCACTGGGTTGACGAACACTCCAGCAAGGTCACCGCGCTGATTCGCCAGCTGCCCGCCTGTGTGGTGGCGCTGAAGCCCCTGGGGCACAAACCGCCGCTGTTCCTCGCCCCGCCGTCCGCGGGCAGCCCGGCCGTCTACGTCACCCTGGCCCGCCACCTGGACGCGGAGCAGCCCGTGTTCGGCTTCCAGATGCCTGGCGTCATGGACGACCAGCGGCCACCGGAGACCATCGAGGACACCGCCGCGCTGTATGTGGCGGCCCTGCGGCAGGTCCAACCGAGTGGGCCGTACCGGATCGCGGGCTGGTCCTACGGAGGGCTCGTCGTCTGTGAGATGGCGCGGCAGCTCGAGGCGCTCGGGGAACAGGTGGCGCTGCTCGGCTTGATTGACGGCGCGGCGCTGGACCGGTTGGCCGCGCATGACGGCACCCCGCAGGAGATTCCCGCGGGCTCCCAGCTCATCAAGGTGCTGGGGGAGGCCCAGATGCCGCGGGACTACGCCAGCCTGAGATTGATAGGCGAATGGATGGGCATCAGCCTCCCCGAGGCATGGGCAGACCTGCTTCGTCGGGATACAGATGGGCAGTATTCATACCTGTGGCGTTTCTTGCGAGACAGCGCGCTGACAGCCCGGAATTTCCTGGCAACACGCCGCTCGGAGCAACTCTATACGTTCTCTGCGTACGGAGGCTCCGCCACACTTTTCAGGACGGGTCCTGTGACGATTGGCGGCGACCCGCTCGTCGACAGTGTGCGCAGGTTCGCACTCTCGGGGACGGAAGTGATACCGGTTCCAGGCAATCACATGACGCTCATCATGGATGAGCGGAACGTGGTCGTGCTTGCAATTGAAATACAGAAATGTCTGGATAGGGTTTTGACGTTCCCGCCAATCGCAGAAGTGTCTCGGGCGGAAATGCCAGCAACGGGGCTGGCTGCGCAGCTCCCCATGGAGGTCATGTAA